In the genome of Candoia aspera isolate rCanAsp1 chromosome 1, rCanAsp1.hap2, whole genome shotgun sequence, one region contains:
- the NR2C2AP gene encoding nuclear receptor 2C2-associated protein: MAVSSLICSETISRVSSVLNREVKQFGKKHMFDGNEETSWNSDQGATQWLTVGFPQMVQASQIQIQFQGGFASRKCILQGGQKGGNLSTVAEFYPEDNNSLQSFPFKAEPLDRLKITFQNSSDFFGRIIVYHLDILGQKL; this comes from the exons atggcAGTGTCTTCCCTGATTTGCTCTGAAACTATAAGCAG GGTCAGCTCAGTCCTCAACCGAGAGGTGAAGCAATTTGGGAAGAAACACATGTTTGATGGAAACGAGGAAACCAGTTGGAACTCGGACCAG GGGGCCACCCAGTGGCTGACAGTGGGATTTCCTCAGATGGTCCAGGCGTCTCAAATTCAGATTCAGTTCCAGGGTGGGTTTGCGAGCCGAAAATGCATTCTGCAAG GTGGCCAGAAAGGAGGCAATCTTTCCACCGTTGCTGAATTCTACCCTGAAGATAACAACTCTCTCCAA AGCTTCCCGTTCAAAGCAGAACCACTGGATAGACTGAAAATTACTTTCCAAAACAGCTCAGATTTCTTTGGGAGGATTATCGTCTACCATCTCGACATCCTTGGGCAGAAGCTTTGA